The Lycium barbarum isolate Lr01 chromosome 10, ASM1917538v2, whole genome shotgun sequence genome includes a region encoding these proteins:
- the LOC132613755 gene encoding disease resistance protein RPP13-like isoform X2 — translation MVDAFVSYAVQKLGDFLIQEVNLRLSLREEVQWLRNELLYMQSFLKDAEEKQVRDHRVQQWVFDINSVANDAVAILETHSFEAGKGDDDGFASRLKVCTCICRKEAKFYNVSKETQSLKQRVMDISRKRETYGIRNIDNIAGEGPSNRPNNRSAMVRAPRRTTFYVDDQDQIFVGFQDVVKRLLAELLKAEPHRSVISIYGMGGLGKTTLARNLYNSPDIVSSFPARSWICVSQEYNTMDLLMSIIKSIQGRTKEDLDLLEKMTEIDLECHLRDLLKERKYLVVVDDLWHREAWKSLKRAFPDSKNGSRVIITTRKEEVAERADNKGFVHKLRYLNQEESWDLFCKKLLDVRVMVPTMKRLAMDMVDKCKGLPLAIVVLSGLLSHKRGLEQWQKVKDHLWQNIKDDSVEISYILSLSYNDLPTVLKQCFLYFGIFPEDQVILAEDIMRLWLAEGFIPRGEERVEDVTEGFLNELIRRSLVQVANTLWEEVTQCRIHDLLRDLAVKKALEVNFFDIYDPKNHSISPLCPRHVIHDQAQRYLSLDLSNLKLRSVLFFDRDFYKLSLIKFRNQFQHMYVLYLDSRGDNTPVVPDVIGSLYHLKFLRLRGIPLLPSSIGNLKNLQTLDVQNNRKPCQLPPETANLVNLRHLLAPYSEPLQHINKLTSLQVLRGIRCNQWKDVDPVDLVNVRELSMDRIKKSYSLNNISSLKSLSTLQLWCDDESFPVLEFLTSCQKLQKLWLNGRTDKLPPFPNSITLMTLVGSQLMEDPMPILGMLPNLRNLELVNAYEGEEITCSDNSFSQLEFLHLEYLRNLERWHLVASAMPLIKGLGIEICRKLKVIPERMKDVERFPKE, via the coding sequence ATGGTTGATGCCTTTGTGTCATATGCAGTTCAAAAACTGGGGGATTTCCTCATCCAGGAAGTTAACCTGCGTTTAAGTCTGAGAGAGGAAGTGCAGTGGCTTCGAAATGAGCTTCTGTACATGCAGTCTTTCCTCAAAGATGCAGAAGAAAAGCAAGTTCGGGATCATAGAGTTCAACAATGGGTGTTTGATATCAACTCTGTTGCTAATGACGCTGTCGCTATACTAGAGACTCACAGCTTTGAGGCTGGTAAAGGCGATGATGATGGATTTGCTAGTCGTCTCAAGGTTTGCACTTGCATATGTAGGAAGGAGGCCAAATTCTACAATGTCAGCAAGGAGACCCAATCCCTCAAGCAGCGAGTCATGGATATCTCTCGCAAACGAGAGACTTATGGTATTAGAAATATCGATAATATTGCAGGAGAAGGGCCAAGTAATCGACCAAACAATCGGTCTGCCATGGTTAGAGCACCGAGGAGAACTACCTTCTATGTGGATGATCAAGATCAGATTTTTGTTGGCTTTCAGGATGTTGTAAAAAGATTGCTAGCTGAACTTCTCAAAGCAGAGCCTCACCGAAGCGTCATCTCCATTTATGGCATGGGTGGGTTAGGCAAGACTACTCTTGCGAGAAACCTCTACAATAGTCCTGATATAGTTTCTAGCTTCCCAGCACGCTCTTGGATATGTGTTTCTCAAGAGTACAATACTATGGATCTTCTTATGAGTATCATAAAATCTATCCAAGGACGCACCAAGGAAGATCTAGATTTGTTGGAAAAGATGACTGAAATAGATCTAGAATGTCACCTTCGTGATCTATTAAAAGAACGCAAATACCTTGTGGTGGTCGATGATTTATGGCATAGAGAAGCTTGGAAAAGTCTGAAAAGAGCATTCCCGGATAGCAAGAATGGCAGCAGAGTCATTATTACCACGCGGAAGGAGGAAGTTGCCGAAAGAGCAGATAACAAAGGTTTTGTCCATAAACTCCGTTACCTTAACCAAGAAGAGAGTTGGGACCTCTTTTGCAAGAAACTACTCGATGTTCGGGTAATGGTCCCAACAATGAAAAGGCTAGCTATGGATATGGTGGACAAGTGTAAAGGCTTACCTCTTGCAATTGTTGTATTAAGTGGACTACTTTCGCATAAAAGGGGGCTAGAACAATGGCAAAAGGTGAAGGACCACCTTTGGCAGAATATTAAAGATGACTCTGTTGAAATCTCCTACATACTATCATTGAGCTACAACGATTTGCCCACTGTGCTCAAACAGTGTTTTCTTTACTTCGGTATTTTTCCAGAAGATCAAGTGATCCTTGCGGAAGATATAATGCGGTTGTGGCTGGcggaaggattcataccaagagGAGAAGAGAGAGTGGAGGATGTCACTGAAGGCTTCCTGAATGAGCTGATAAGACGAAGCTTGGTTCAAGTGGCAAATACACTTTGGGAAGAAGTTACTCAATGCAGGATTCATGATCTACTTCGGGATCTTGCTGTAAAAAAGGCATTAGAGGTAAACTTCTTTGACATTTATGATCCAAAAAATCACTCAATATCCCCCTTATGTCCCAGACATGTCATTCATGATCAAGCACAAAGGTACCTCTCACTTGATCTTTCTAACTTGAAGTTAAGGTCAGTTTTGTTCTTCGATAGAGATTTTTATAAGTTAAGTCTCATAAAGTTCCGTAATCAGTTCCAACATATGTATGTGTTGTACTTGGATTCTCGTGGTGACAATACACCTGTAGTACCTGATGTCATAGGAAGTTTGTACCACCTCAAGTTCTTAAGATTGAGAGGTATCCCTCTTCTTCCCTCCTCCATAGGCAACCTCAAGAATTTACAGACACTTGATGTCCAAAACAACAGAAAGCCATGCCAACTACCCCCGGAGACAGCCAACCTAGTAAATCTAAGACATTTACTTGCTCCATATTCAGAACCTCTGCAACATATAAACAAACTCACAAGTCTACAAGTTCTTAGAGGCATTCGTTGCAATCAGTGGAAAGATGTTGACCCAGTTGATTTAGTCAATGTTCGAGAATTAAGCATGGATCGTATTAAGAAATCTTACTCCCTAAACAACATTAGCAGCTTGAAAAGCCTTAGCACTCTCCAATTGTGGTGTGATGATGAATCATTCCCCGTCCTAGAATTTCTTACTTCTTGTCAAAAGCTCCAGAAATTGTGGTTAAATGGGAGAACAGACAAACTGCCCCCATTTCCAAATTCAATCACACTGATGACCCTTGTTGGCTCACAACTCATGGAAGATCCGATGCCTATTCTGGGAATGTTGCCAAACCTAAGGAATCTCGAATTAGTGAATGCTTATGAAGGAGAAGAAATTACCTGCAGTGATAACAGCTTCAGTCAACTGGAGTTCCTTCATCTTGAATATCTTCGAAACCTAGAAAGATGGCATTTAGTCGCAAGTGCAATGCCTCTGATTAAAGGTCTTGGGATCGAGATCTGTCGAAAGCTAAAGGTGATTCCAGAGAGAATGAAAGACGTGGAGAGGTTCCCCAAAGAATGA
- the LOC132613755 gene encoding disease resistance protein RPP13-like isoform X1, with amino-acid sequence MYCCNTRFKDITRKVQKLGDFLIQEVNLRLSLREEVQWLRNELLYMQSFLKDAEEKQVRDHRVQQWVFDINSVANDAVAILETHSFEAGKGDDDGFASRLKVCTCICRKEAKFYNVSKETQSLKQRVMDISRKRETYGIRNIDNIAGEGPSNRPNNRSAMVRAPRRTTFYVDDQDQIFVGFQDVVKRLLAELLKAEPHRSVISIYGMGGLGKTTLARNLYNSPDIVSSFPARSWICVSQEYNTMDLLMSIIKSIQGRTKEDLDLLEKMTEIDLECHLRDLLKERKYLVVVDDLWHREAWKSLKRAFPDSKNGSRVIITTRKEEVAERADNKGFVHKLRYLNQEESWDLFCKKLLDVRVMVPTMKRLAMDMVDKCKGLPLAIVVLSGLLSHKRGLEQWQKVKDHLWQNIKDDSVEISYILSLSYNDLPTVLKQCFLYFGIFPEDQVILAEDIMRLWLAEGFIPRGEERVEDVTEGFLNELIRRSLVQVANTLWEEVTQCRIHDLLRDLAVKKALEVNFFDIYDPKNHSISPLCPRHVIHDQAQRYLSLDLSNLKLRSVLFFDRDFYKLSLIKFRNQFQHMYVLYLDSRGDNTPVVPDVIGSLYHLKFLRLRGIPLLPSSIGNLKNLQTLDVQNNRKPCQLPPETANLVNLRHLLAPYSEPLQHINKLTSLQVLRGIRCNQWKDVDPVDLVNVRELSMDRIKKSYSLNNISSLKSLSTLQLWCDDESFPVLEFLTSCQKLQKLWLNGRTDKLPPFPNSITLMTLVGSQLMEDPMPILGMLPNLRNLELVNAYEGEEITCSDNSFSQLEFLHLEYLRNLERWHLVASAMPLIKGLGIEICRKLKVIPERMKDVERFPKE; translated from the exons ATGTATTGCTGTAACACCAGATTCAAGGACATAACGAGAAAAG TTCAAAAACTGGGGGATTTCCTCATCCAGGAAGTTAACCTGCGTTTAAGTCTGAGAGAGGAAGTGCAGTGGCTTCGAAATGAGCTTCTGTACATGCAGTCTTTCCTCAAAGATGCAGAAGAAAAGCAAGTTCGGGATCATAGAGTTCAACAATGGGTGTTTGATATCAACTCTGTTGCTAATGACGCTGTCGCTATACTAGAGACTCACAGCTTTGAGGCTGGTAAAGGCGATGATGATGGATTTGCTAGTCGTCTCAAGGTTTGCACTTGCATATGTAGGAAGGAGGCCAAATTCTACAATGTCAGCAAGGAGACCCAATCCCTCAAGCAGCGAGTCATGGATATCTCTCGCAAACGAGAGACTTATGGTATTAGAAATATCGATAATATTGCAGGAGAAGGGCCAAGTAATCGACCAAACAATCGGTCTGCCATGGTTAGAGCACCGAGGAGAACTACCTTCTATGTGGATGATCAAGATCAGATTTTTGTTGGCTTTCAGGATGTTGTAAAAAGATTGCTAGCTGAACTTCTCAAAGCAGAGCCTCACCGAAGCGTCATCTCCATTTATGGCATGGGTGGGTTAGGCAAGACTACTCTTGCGAGAAACCTCTACAATAGTCCTGATATAGTTTCTAGCTTCCCAGCACGCTCTTGGATATGTGTTTCTCAAGAGTACAATACTATGGATCTTCTTATGAGTATCATAAAATCTATCCAAGGACGCACCAAGGAAGATCTAGATTTGTTGGAAAAGATGACTGAAATAGATCTAGAATGTCACCTTCGTGATCTATTAAAAGAACGCAAATACCTTGTGGTGGTCGATGATTTATGGCATAGAGAAGCTTGGAAAAGTCTGAAAAGAGCATTCCCGGATAGCAAGAATGGCAGCAGAGTCATTATTACCACGCGGAAGGAGGAAGTTGCCGAAAGAGCAGATAACAAAGGTTTTGTCCATAAACTCCGTTACCTTAACCAAGAAGAGAGTTGGGACCTCTTTTGCAAGAAACTACTCGATGTTCGGGTAATGGTCCCAACAATGAAAAGGCTAGCTATGGATATGGTGGACAAGTGTAAAGGCTTACCTCTTGCAATTGTTGTATTAAGTGGACTACTTTCGCATAAAAGGGGGCTAGAACAATGGCAAAAGGTGAAGGACCACCTTTGGCAGAATATTAAAGATGACTCTGTTGAAATCTCCTACATACTATCATTGAGCTACAACGATTTGCCCACTGTGCTCAAACAGTGTTTTCTTTACTTCGGTATTTTTCCAGAAGATCAAGTGATCCTTGCGGAAGATATAATGCGGTTGTGGCTGGcggaaggattcataccaagagGAGAAGAGAGAGTGGAGGATGTCACTGAAGGCTTCCTGAATGAGCTGATAAGACGAAGCTTGGTTCAAGTGGCAAATACACTTTGGGAAGAAGTTACTCAATGCAGGATTCATGATCTACTTCGGGATCTTGCTGTAAAAAAGGCATTAGAGGTAAACTTCTTTGACATTTATGATCCAAAAAATCACTCAATATCCCCCTTATGTCCCAGACATGTCATTCATGATCAAGCACAAAGGTACCTCTCACTTGATCTTTCTAACTTGAAGTTAAGGTCAGTTTTGTTCTTCGATAGAGATTTTTATAAGTTAAGTCTCATAAAGTTCCGTAATCAGTTCCAACATATGTATGTGTTGTACTTGGATTCTCGTGGTGACAATACACCTGTAGTACCTGATGTCATAGGAAGTTTGTACCACCTCAAGTTCTTAAGATTGAGAGGTATCCCTCTTCTTCCCTCCTCCATAGGCAACCTCAAGAATTTACAGACACTTGATGTCCAAAACAACAGAAAGCCATGCCAACTACCCCCGGAGACAGCCAACCTAGTAAATCTAAGACATTTACTTGCTCCATATTCAGAACCTCTGCAACATATAAACAAACTCACAAGTCTACAAGTTCTTAGAGGCATTCGTTGCAATCAGTGGAAAGATGTTGACCCAGTTGATTTAGTCAATGTTCGAGAATTAAGCATGGATCGTATTAAGAAATCTTACTCCCTAAACAACATTAGCAGCTTGAAAAGCCTTAGCACTCTCCAATTGTGGTGTGATGATGAATCATTCCCCGTCCTAGAATTTCTTACTTCTTGTCAAAAGCTCCAGAAATTGTGGTTAAATGGGAGAACAGACAAACTGCCCCCATTTCCAAATTCAATCACACTGATGACCCTTGTTGGCTCACAACTCATGGAAGATCCGATGCCTATTCTGGGAATGTTGCCAAACCTAAGGAATCTCGAATTAGTGAATGCTTATGAAGGAGAAGAAATTACCTGCAGTGATAACAGCTTCAGTCAACTGGAGTTCCTTCATCTTGAATATCTTCGAAACCTAGAAAGATGGCATTTAGTCGCAAGTGCAATGCCTCTGATTAAAGGTCTTGGGATCGAGATCTGTCGAAAGCTAAAGGTGATTCCAGAGAGAATGAAAGACGTGGAGAGGTTCCCCAAAGAATGA
- the LOC132613757 gene encoding tetraketide alpha-pyrone reductase 1-like: MGYVHIDDVALSHILVYEHPNAHGRFLCSSKVLDNNQLVSVLSKRYPSLPIPKRFKELDRPPYEFNTSKLEGLGMKFKSIEEMFDDCITFLKESPYFFHLRYNISA, translated from the exons ATGGGTTATGTTCATATAGATGATGTAGCACTCTCTCATATACTTGTCTATGAGCATCCAAATGCCCATGGGAGGTTCCTTTGCAGCTCAAAGGTTCTTGACAACAATCAACTTGTCTCAGTTCTATCAAAGCGCTACCCGTCTTTGCCTATTCCTAAAAG GTTTAAGGAACTGGATCGACCTCCCTATGAATTCAACACTTCGAAGCTGGAGGGCTTAGGAATGAAGTTCAAGTCCATTGAAGAGATGTTTGATGATTGCATCACATTCCTCAAAGAGAGTCCTTATTTCTTCCATCTAAGATACAACATTTCTGCATAA